One genomic segment of Lewinellaceae bacterium includes these proteins:
- a CDS encoding response regulator transcription factor: MIRIFLTDDHQILLDGIKAMLINEPGIQVVGTASNGLQTLECLKKHEVDVLLLDLQMPVMDGLETIMHALSIQPGLKILILTTNDEGSIITTLFKRGAMGYLLKNASKETLINGIKDAHAGRRVLSAHLTSKMIESLNERPRPLQGQMPQITKRELEVIKLIAKEFTTQEIADELYVSVNTVATHKRNLFVKMDVKNSVGMIKKATDWGLL, encoded by the coding sequence ATGATTCGAATTTTCCTCACAGATGATCACCAGATCTTGTTGGATGGCATAAAAGCCATGCTGATCAATGAGCCTGGAATTCAGGTGGTGGGCACAGCATCCAATGGATTACAAACGCTGGAATGCCTTAAAAAACATGAGGTGGATGTTCTGTTGCTGGATTTACAGATGCCCGTCATGGATGGCCTGGAGACGATCATGCACGCATTGTCGATTCAGCCCGGTTTGAAAATACTGATCCTGACCACCAACGATGAAGGAAGCATTATCACCACTCTGTTTAAACGGGGAGCGATGGGGTATCTTCTAAAAAATGCATCGAAGGAAACACTGATCAATGGTATTAAGGATGCCCATGCCGGCCGGCGTGTTTTGAGTGCTCATTTAACCTCGAAAATGATTGAAAGCCTGAACGAACGCCCCCGGCCATTGCAGGGTCAAATGCCCCAGATTACCAAGAGAGAACTCGAAGTGATCAAACTGATTGCCAAAGAGTTCACCACCCAGGAGATAGCCGATGAACTTTATGTGAGCGTCAATACTGTAGCTACCCATAAGCGCAATCTGTTTGTCAAAATGGATGTGAAAAATTCGGTAGGGATGATCAAAAAAGCGACCGATTGGGGACTGTTGTAA
- a CDS encoding alpha/beta fold hydrolase: MKWIKKITYTLLALVGLIFIAGLALAYWPVTHKVPNEGITPDEAATLRQQYTGPHEVFTASDGETLFLRRWNPDTLVPAKSSIAVLIFHGFTAYSGPYEMAGIPFSDGGYTTFGLDYRGHGLSGGNRGDSPGKDRWIGDLADAVKYVHSLGYPRVVVLGHSLGVAAAMCAADTVPGEISSLVLLSGAYESRPGINKPIPFMQQARIIASAILRPAYQSVEYYREGMHMTDDTLFTYHYTPRFFTMLDVKKLRLPSDLNIPVLVGVGDRDELFSEEKVKEFYDLIPGDQKEMIVMKNTTHAQIPRESWEQVVEWLDKTYTE, translated from the coding sequence ATGAAATGGATTAAGAAAATTACATATACGTTATTGGCCCTGGTGGGGCTGATCTTTATTGCCGGGTTGGCATTGGCTTATTGGCCGGTAACCCATAAAGTACCGAATGAGGGCATCACGCCGGATGAGGCAGCCACACTGCGGCAGCAATACACAGGACCGCACGAGGTGTTTACCGCTTCCGACGGGGAGACCCTATTTCTGCGCCGCTGGAATCCGGATACCCTCGTACCTGCCAAATCTTCTATCGCCGTGCTCATCTTTCATGGCTTTACCGCATACAGTGGCCCTTATGAAATGGCCGGCATCCCATTCTCTGATGGAGGATACACGACCTTCGGGCTGGATTATCGTGGCCATGGCCTTTCCGGCGGCAATCGAGGCGACAGCCCGGGTAAAGACCGGTGGATCGGTGACCTGGCCGATGCCGTAAAATACGTACACAGCCTGGGTTATCCACGCGTCGTTGTCCTGGGTCATAGTCTCGGTGTGGCCGCAGCCATGTGTGCGGCCGACACGGTTCCGGGAGAAATTTCCAGCCTCGTCCTGCTGTCCGGAGCCTATGAATCACGCCCGGGTATCAACAAGCCCATTCCCTTTATGCAGCAGGCCCGGATCATTGCCAGTGCCATCCTGCGTCCGGCCTACCAGTCGGTGGAGTATTACCGTGAAGGCATGCACATGACGGATGACACATTGTTCACCTATCACTACACTCCCCGTTTCTTCACCATGCTGGATGTGAAGAAACTGAGATTACCTTCTGACCTGAACATTCCGGTATTGGTTGGTGTCGGCGACCGTGACGAGTTGTTTTCAGAGGAAAAGGTGAAAGAATTTTATGATCTTATTCCGGGCGATCAAAAAGAAATGATCGTGATGAAAAATACCACCCATGCCCAGATTCCCCGGGAAAGCTGGGAACAAGTCGTGGAATGGCTGGATAAAACCTACACCGAATAA
- a CDS encoding GNAT family N-acetyltransferase — protein MNPGLPQKYITLNATVPVLGQACIQAARKLSATKVYLESNTLLKPAINLYTKLGFQKITGHSTPYKRCIIQMEERLDNKIGTGTNKSTCFNLMK, from the coding sequence TTGAATCCCGGTCTCCCTCAAAAATATATTACACTTAATGCTACCGTACCCGTACTGGGACAGGCCTGCATCCAGGCAGCCAGAAAGCTGAGTGCGACAAAAGTGTACCTGGAAAGCAATACCCTACTAAAGCCGGCCATCAACCTGTATACCAAACTCGGATTTCAAAAGATTACCGGCCACTCCACGCCATATAAGCGATGCATTATTCAGATGGAGGAGCGGTTGGATAATAAAATAGGAACAGGGACGAATAAATCCACCTGCTTCAATTTGATGAAATAA
- a CDS encoding PorT family protein: MKKTIILTAALLLAITAATAQISIRPQIGIKASDLSYETIQGKLTGKSGYIIGLDFQFGHPFYFQPGLNINPEQLTIKNVGDVRITRVNVPVLVGFKLFEPSYQKSFGIRFFAGPNFAFKVNNTISGAINDVSKEDFNQFTLSGIAGAGVDLSIFFLDLGYNFGLSDALSPQDVTGIRINYFLVNAGLRIGF; the protein is encoded by the coding sequence ATGAAAAAGACCATCATCCTCACCGCTGCCCTCCTGCTCGCCATTACCGCAGCTACAGCCCAGATCTCTATCCGCCCGCAAATCGGTATCAAAGCTTCCGACCTGAGCTACGAGACCATCCAGGGAAAACTGACCGGCAAGTCCGGTTACATCATCGGCCTGGATTTCCAGTTCGGGCATCCCTTTTATTTTCAGCCCGGGCTGAACATCAACCCGGAGCAGCTTACCATCAAGAATGTGGGCGACGTCCGGATCACCAGAGTGAACGTGCCGGTATTAGTGGGCTTCAAGCTGTTTGAACCCAGCTATCAAAAGAGTTTTGGCATACGCTTCTTCGCCGGACCTAACTTCGCATTCAAGGTAAACAACACCATTTCCGGGGCCATCAATGACGTCAGCAAAGAAGATTTTAATCAGTTTACGCTGTCCGGGATCGCCGGAGCTGGTGTGGACCTGAGTATCTTTTTTCTCGACCTTGGATATAATTTCGGATTGTCCGATGCGCTATCGCCGCAGGATGTGACTGGCATCAGGATCAATTATTTCCTGGTAAATGCCGGCTTACGGATCGGGTTCTGA
- a CDS encoding Type 1 glutamine amidotransferase-like domain-containing protein, producing MNRRNFLKTSAAVPALTLPFVPAAPSTSKFINRKLFIYGGDYDRGFMKYAALLTGKENPKICFLPTATGDAAGYVMHWFETCADLPIRPFVQRSFISSYNQKTSFEEIFTSMDAIIVGGGNTLNMMAIWKGQGMDLALRKAYEQGVLLGGGSAGSLCWFEQGTTDSRPGELSTVEGLGLIKASHCPHYDGEGKRRPLYWSKIKSGEYKAGYACDDQAGIYFENEEVKQVVALNPESNAYLVGLEGGEVKETVLEKTVLPPAWP from the coding sequence ATGAATCGTAGAAATTTCCTAAAGACATCCGCCGCGGTGCCGGCCCTGACGCTCCCTTTCGTTCCGGCGGCACCCTCCACTTCAAAATTCATCAACCGGAAATTGTTCATTTACGGAGGTGATTACGACCGGGGATTTATGAAATACGCTGCCTTGCTCACCGGAAAGGAAAATCCAAAAATCTGCTTTCTTCCGACTGCAACCGGTGACGCTGCCGGATATGTCATGCATTGGTTTGAAACATGCGCCGATTTGCCCATAAGGCCTTTTGTGCAGCGATCATTTATTTCTTCATACAATCAAAAAACATCATTCGAAGAAATATTCACCAGTATGGATGCCATAATAGTAGGAGGAGGCAATACTCTGAATATGATGGCCATCTGGAAGGGACAAGGGATGGATCTTGCTCTGCGCAAAGCTTATGAACAGGGTGTCCTGTTAGGTGGAGGCAGTGCGGGCTCTCTTTGCTGGTTTGAACAAGGAACTACAGATTCCAGACCGGGTGAGCTGAGTACCGTAGAAGGCCTGGGCTTGATTAAAGCGAGCCACTGTCCACATTATGACGGTGAAGGTAAACGAAGACCACTTTATTGGTCAAAAATCAAAAGCGGTGAATACAAAGCCGGTTATGCCTGTGATGACCAGGCAGGCATTTATTTTGAAAACGAAGAAGTCAAACAAGTTGTGGCTCTGAATCCGGAAAGCAATGCGTATTTGGTGGGATTGGAAGGTGGCGAGGTCAAAGAGACCGTTTTAGAAAAAACAGTACTACCTCCGGCCTGGCCGTAA
- a CDS encoding DUF3179 domain-containing protein, giving the protein MKKLFYLGIIGFALFEIANVYFIMPMPGGSQEVNSIDLAYALYSWRWFIRGFFVLLIFFGARSVFVNKKWIPAAAMILLAGIIYATNFYMAADTMFYQPETLTVENASDNRVDPDRLILGITYQGEAKAYPIQYLGYHHQVRDRIGGKPIMVTYCTVCRTGRVWEPIVNGKIEEFRLVGMDHYNAMFEDKTTKSWWRQATGQAITGRLKGQELPEFPSMQTTLSKWFELHPNSLVMQADPHFQIKYDSMQTYEKGRLTGRLTRRDTASWQDKSWVVGVEIGDVSRAYDWNLLQKEHVICDMIEGTPIAIILSQDSSSFVVLERINPLQQIVLAHDTIRSQDNTYDFDGRSLTESGNDLKRIEAYQEYWHSWKTFHPLTERYGK; this is encoded by the coding sequence ATGAAGAAACTATTTTATCTGGGAATCATTGGTTTTGCTTTATTTGAAATTGCCAATGTTTATTTCATTATGCCCATGCCCGGCGGCAGCCAGGAAGTTAACAGCATAGATCTTGCATATGCCCTTTATTCCTGGCGATGGTTCATCAGAGGCTTTTTTGTTTTACTGATTTTTTTCGGTGCCCGGTCTGTATTTGTTAACAAGAAATGGATACCTGCGGCAGCAATGATCCTGTTGGCCGGGATCATCTATGCGACCAACTTTTACATGGCTGCCGACACCATGTTTTACCAACCTGAAACTTTGACCGTTGAAAATGCTAGTGATAATCGGGTTGACCCGGACCGGCTAATCCTTGGCATCACCTACCAAGGAGAAGCGAAGGCCTATCCTATCCAGTATCTGGGCTATCATCATCAGGTACGGGACAGAATCGGCGGCAAACCTATCATGGTCACCTACTGTACGGTATGCCGCACCGGCCGTGTGTGGGAACCCATAGTAAATGGTAAAATTGAGGAATTCAGGCTGGTAGGCATGGATCACTACAATGCCATGTTTGAGGATAAAACCACGAAAAGCTGGTGGCGGCAGGCTACCGGCCAGGCTATTACGGGAAGATTGAAGGGACAGGAGCTCCCCGAATTCCCATCCATGCAAACCACCCTATCCAAATGGTTTGAACTACACCCGAATTCATTGGTGATGCAGGCAGATCCTCATTTTCAAATAAAATACGATAGCATGCAGACCTACGAGAAAGGGAGGCTTACCGGCAGACTGACCCGCAGGGATACGGCTTCGTGGCAAGACAAATCCTGGGTAGTGGGCGTGGAGATCGGCGATGTTTCCAGGGCATACGATTGGAATTTGCTGCAAAAAGAGCACGTCATTTGCGACATGATCGAGGGTACACCGATTGCCATTATTCTATCACAAGACAGCAGCAGTTTTGTGGTATTGGAACGCATCAATCCGCTGCAACAAATTGTCCTGGCCCATGACACCATAAGGAGCCAGGATAATACCTATGATTTTGACGGAAGATCACTAACGGAATCCGGTAATGATCTAAAACGGATAGAAGCATATCAGGAATATTGGCATAGCTGGAAGACCTTTCATCCTTTGACGGAGAGGTATGGAAAATAA
- a CDS encoding alpha/beta hydrolase codes for MIWVKQKCPLHFSWSEFEWFRNLYYQFATRYPYTSMDSFTLKPFHWFTIGALVLAHLACSPVQQSGANLAEEKLMDVKYGPYERNLMDVYLPAHRGDSTPFVLLIHGGGWVGYGKENIREYQDILLANGIAVASINHRYANDSTVHYQEMVADGEAALDYCADHAEQWHTRNNYFAVTGVSSGGHLALMTGYLSPQKINAIVEFSAPTNVADTALLNYTRRVGLLDLIQKMTGKVYQTNTRPDDAYFEASPVNHVKKEIPVLIIHGDADPVVPYVQALELNQKLESAGAVHKLVTLPNAGHSLQPQDSVLRDTMYSEAVNWILKYGTPWY; via the coding sequence ATGATTTGGGTAAAACAAAAGTGTCCTCTCCATTTCTCCTGGTCTGAGTTTGAATGGTTTCGTAATTTGTATTATCAATTTGCAACCAGATATCCTTACACCAGCATGGATTCATTCACACTCAAGCCCTTCCATTGGTTCACCATCGGCGCATTGGTATTGGCCCATCTGGCTTGTTCTCCCGTACAGCAATCCGGAGCAAACCTAGCTGAGGAGAAACTGATGGATGTGAAATACGGTCCGTATGAGCGGAACCTCATGGATGTTTATCTGCCGGCGCATCGCGGTGACTCAACCCCTTTTGTCCTTCTGATCCATGGTGGCGGCTGGGTTGGGTACGGCAAAGAAAACATCCGTGAATACCAGGATATCCTGCTAGCCAACGGAATAGCCGTCGCCAGCATCAACCATCGCTATGCCAATGACAGCACGGTTCACTACCAGGAAATGGTAGCCGATGGTGAGGCTGCCCTGGATTACTGTGCAGACCACGCAGAGCAATGGCACACCCGCAACAACTACTTTGCAGTCACCGGAGTCAGCTCCGGAGGACATCTGGCCCTGATGACCGGATATTTATCGCCTCAAAAGATCAATGCCATTGTGGAGTTCTCCGCGCCCACCAATGTGGCTGATACCGCTTTGCTGAATTACACGCGGCGGGTAGGCCTCCTGGACCTTATCCAAAAAATGACCGGAAAAGTTTACCAGACCAACACGCGGCCGGATGACGCCTATTTTGAAGCCAGCCCGGTCAATCATGTGAAAAAGGAAATCCCGGTGCTGATCATCCACGGTGATGCCGATCCTGTAGTTCCTTACGTCCAGGCCCTGGAACTAAACCAAAAACTGGAATCAGCAGGCGCCGTGCATAAATTGGTGACCCTCCCGAATGCAGGCCACAGTCTCCAGCCACAAGATTCGGTATTACGGGATACCATGTATTCCGAAGCCGTAAACTGGATCCTGAAATACGGCACACCCTGGTATTGA